The Osmerus mordax isolate fOsmMor3 chromosome 28 unlocalized genomic scaffold, fOsmMor3.pri SUPER_28_unloc_7, whole genome shotgun sequence genomic interval TCTGGTGCTCCCTGGAATCATAGTGCTGCTGTGGACAGGATGTGGAGATTGGGGCATAAGGCTGTGGACAGGATAACACAAGAGTTGAGTTAGGGTTTAAATTGGGGCACCATTATGGGTTGGAGTATAACAGGTCTGGCACAATGAACATATCTCACTGAaagctgtatgtatgtgtgtgtgcctgtgtgtgtgtacttgtgtacctgtgtgtatgtgtacctgtgtgtctgtttacatgtgtgttccTAGGTGGAAACCATCAGAGAGAGAATAGTTCTGTACATCCTAAATCGTGTAGTTTACAGAGCCAAAGAGAGGAGCTCTGACGAGCTTCCCTTCCTCTGCCATGAGGAAACAGACTTCGCCAAAATCCTCTGGAAGAGTGGAGAGGCAGTGGGGTTCTACTCAGTCAAGCCTTCAGGTGACGCACTCACAACCAGTGATGCCTCTCAAACTGGGATGCAAAATATATAACTATAACAAAGAAAATAAAACTATGCTGTGACAATTCTTCCCcttaaaatatgtttattttacccAAACGCTTCTGCTATGTAAAgtgtaaacatttaaaaaatatttttctgggTTTGAGAAGAATCTGTCCCTACTTTCCAGACAGCTTATGCAGTAGCTTCGTGACCCAGCGGTACCAGCTTCCTGTCATGGACTCCATGTTTGTCAGGAAGCGTCACCGCGGCAACGGCTTCGGCCTTCAAATGCTTGAAAACTTTGTTGACAGTTTCAAAGAGGACAGTCTAGGGTTGAGATACCCCCTCTCCGCAGCAATGTGCAAAGGTAATCCAAAACAGCAAAATAATttcatatacatttttcaatacaGAATGTTTACTGAAGCACTGTACGATTGACTGGATGCAGTTTAAAAATGTTGATAAAATAACTTTTGGTAGAACGTAAGTTCTTACTGTGGCACTGATGGTACTTAATTTAATACAATTTATCCGTAAGATACTGTAATACACAGCAAGTTAATACACCACAGTTTACTCTTGGAATTGATAGAATTAATCTCCCAGTTAAACATATGTTACATCTATACATGTCTCTTCTAAAAAAATATATTCCAACCTGTGTGTGGTCCCAGTTTGTGCCAAGTACCTGAGCCTGTACCCAGCCGACAGCAGCCTACTGTGGGAGGTGGAGAGTGTTGGAGGGCCCAGCCAGAGAACCAACATCGCCTGCAAGATCCAGGCCATGGATCTGACTGGTAAGAATACCCAGCCTTCTTTGTTGCAAAATCCCATTTGTCCAGATCTATAATCTTTGTCTATAAATACAATGGATTCCCTTTAATTTGACCTTTCTAGGCTAAAATCATAATGAAGATTACCCAATGAAATGAGACTTATTTTTTCAGCAATATCGAAGAATCTCTCCTTTGAGCAATCGATTGTTAGTCATGAGGTGACTGAAACCGACGTGGTCATGGAGGAACTAACGCCATCCATCCAGAGACATGAATCATTGGAGATTGTGGTGTGTTTGAATAGATGAAAAAGAAAAGTTTTACACGTATCTCatttagggctgcaacaacgaatcgattattaaaagcgttggcaacgaatttcattatcgattcgttgtgtcgcgcgattattacgccactcaatatgtcgcggagatgtttgagtataaaaaaaaaagttaagttGAGTgcggagcggaggtagaggaaaggccatcggagagacgttgttgagtaacgttgttctgaaacacatggcggaggcagagaaatcagtacgacccaaggtgtgggagcatttcacactaaatacatcgaaacagtgtgttaattgaccgaggtgaagttagtttcatattcgacgctactttgcagcatcacgttagggaccgggtgaaaataacccataccattttgaaaaatgtagacttttataatattttttggaatataaaacctcaaacagacaccagagtatcttaacaatgtctggtatacttccacagcctatactttttcaattaagtttcaaataaaatgatagaaaatcactaatctttgaaaatagcttaatcctcgcaaatctaaacttttttcaaaattgtgtcaacaaatcttaaatatacaccagattattctaataaagtctggcctacttccacaacctttcaattttcaataaagttttaaacaaaactcaaataaattgctcatcttggaaaatagcattacatccacactaatattaataactttttcaaaatagtgtgcttgtttgtgcacattctgaagatattttgcactgtcagttctgtttttgaataaagggttggaattcaatgcttttttgttttttcttatttttttatccgattcatcgattaatcgaaaaaagaatcgacagattaatcgattattaaaataatcgttagttgcagccctaatCTCATTCATTGCAGAATTACCAAATTATGTCTTTCATATTCTGTGATCTGTTTACAGGAGGAAGTGAAAATCGAAGTTGCGAGAGGTAAATATTTGATATATGATGAGTTGATAGGGATGATATGTCTGCTAGATGTGTGTTGATTTGAATGCAATCTGTTGCAGACTCGGAGGAAACGCCGGTCACTGCCCGCGGCAGGAGCAGTGggctgaagaggaggaagatgagagaggaggtagcTGTGTCAGAGGAAAACAAATCAGAAAAAGTAATCAGGTACCTGAGATTTTGATCCTATGAACACCCAACGTTATTTCGATGATCATGTACCCCACGTCCCATCTGATAATAAACATGAAGATGGAACTACTGCTGCTCTGGTGTCATGCAGGATTGAGGATATTGAGGCAGAGGTGGACACTCCCaaagaggagcagcaggagcagagggACTTTTGTACCGCTGCGGAGGAAACAGCACAAACCACTCTGGAATCAGACAAGGAAGAGGTAGCTGGGGTATGAATGTTTTACCATTTCATCCAAAAGGTATACTATTATGCGTCCAACAGTTAACTCAATTAAAGATTTTTCATTATCCTTATGTTTTCAATTCTCTACAGGAAACTGTTGAAACAGCCATCGAAGTACAGGCAGAAAAGCCAAAAGAGGACGAGCCTTTACTTGGTGAACCAGAAAAGCCGGCCACAGTCTCGAGCACAGTATCACCTGAGGCCAACGAGGAGCCTGCTGTTGAGGAGatccagggaggagagaaggcccAGCCTCAGGCCCTCCGGCTGCAGAGAGCCACCGTGGTGCTGGTGGATGTGACCAAAACAACCTTCCAGACAGCGGTGGAGGTTGAGAATGTTGCTTCAGAACAGATTTCGGAGGAAGCGGCAGGACATGAAGACACAACGATGGACGAGGCGGTTCAGGAGGAGATCAGGGAGGCTGAAAGCAAAACTGATGAGTCCGAAAAAGAAGACAAGAATGAGAGGGACAGGTCTCACCGATCCACTCATCTCTCAAAGCAACCTGTGGACGAGAAAGCAGAATGCAAAACCTATCCAATCAGAAAGTCCTCCAGATCAGCTGCAAAGGCCTTGGAAGCACCCCAGGAAAGTCCCAAAGGGTTAGTCCCACAGTCCCAAAGATCAGAGACTCTCCTCAGGGCCACACCTTCACGGGAATCCGAAAGGCAAAAACATCAAGAAGAACCGGAAGAACCCGCTGAAATAGCGGAGCCAGAAACCATCCCTTCAGAGGAGCCGGCGTCCGAGGAAACGGGTGAAGCAGCAGAAGTGGAGAAAGTAGAtgacaggagacaggaaacggctgcagaaggacaggaagtatatgacaggagacaggaaacGGAGGGTGAGAAACCTACAGAGATAGTAGAACCTCCTGGGAGAAAAACGAGACTTCGGAAGAATGCAGCCATGGAAACACCCAGACGCAAGTCGCAGCGACACCTGAAAATAaccgaagaggaagaggagggtaaaAAACCATCTACGACCCCGAGAGGTAAAACACGACAACCCAGAGAGCTACAGGAAACAACTAAAGAGGAGACAGCAGAGCAGCAAACCTTTAGCAGAGTTTTGAGGACGAGGACTACAGTCATCGCTAACTTTACTCCTCGCAAATACACACGCAGTCATGCTGTGAAAGAAAACGATGAACAAGCAGCAGCTCCTACGATAGATAAGAATGATAAAgaacaagaggaggagaaagaggaggggaaagaggctACGACAACAATTGAGGAAAAACAAGATGAGGAACAAGCAGAAAATGAgaaggaaggtgaggaggaacGGGTTCCACCAGAGGTGCTTAATGAAGGGGATGAGAAAAAGGTAGACAAGCAACAAGAAGAGAAAGTCGTGCAGGAGGACAAGATGGAGGCAGAACAGGAAGTAGCTGATGAAGATGACTTATCGAATCAAAATGAAGAGGGTGCACAAGTAACTGACAAACCAAAACAGGAGGAAGAAAGTAAAGACGTAGAAGTAAAGGAAACAACagaagaaaaacagacagatggagaaactTCAGCAGAAGAGGTGGCAGAAAAGGGAGGAGATGAAACTATTCCTGATGAGAAGAAAATGGCAGAAGACGTTGTAGCCCTGGAGGAACCAGGAGATGCTGTAGCACTGGAAGAACCAGGAGGTGCTATAGCCCTGGAGGAACCAGGAGATGCTATAGCCCTGGAGGAACCAGGAGATGCTATAGCCCTGGAGGAACCAGGAGATGCTGTAGCCCTGAAGGAACCAGGAGACGCTGTAGCACTGGAAGAACCAGGAGATGTTGTAGCCCTGGAGGAACCAGGAGATGCTATAGCCCTGGAGGAACCAGGAGATGTTGTAGCCCTGGAGGAACCAGGAGAAGCTGTAGCCCTGAAGGAACCAGGAGATGCTGTAGCCCTGGAGGAAGCAGAATATGTTGTAGCACCAGAGGAACCAGGAGAAGCTGTAGCCATGGAGGAACCAGAAGATGCTATAGCCCTGGAGGAACCAGGAGATGTTGTAGCCCTGGAGGAACCAGGAGAAGCTGTAGCCCTGAAGGAACCAGGAGATGCTGTAGCCCTGGAGGAAGCAGAATATGTTGTAGCACCAGAGGAACCAGGAGAAGCTGTAGCCATGGAGGAACCAGAAGATGTTGTAGCACCGGAGGAACCAGGAGAAGCTGTAGCCATGGAGGAACCAGAAGATGTTGTAGCACCGGAGGAACCAGGAGAAGCTGTAGCCATGGAGGAACCAGAAGATGTTGTAGCACCGGAGGAACCAGGAGAAGCTGTAGTGCCGGAGGAACCAGGAGGTGCTATATCTCTGGAGGAACCAGAAGATGTTGTAGCACCAGAGGAACCAGGAGAAGCTGTAGCGTCGGAGGAGCCAGGAGATGCTGTAGCACTGGAGGAACCAGGAGAAGCTGTAGCCCTGGAGGAACCAGGAGATGTTGTAGCACCGGAGGAACCAGGAGAAGCTGTAGCCCTGGAGGAACCAGGAGATGGTGTAGCACCGGAGGAACCAGCAGGTGCTATAGCCCTAGAGGAACCAGGAGATGGTGTAGCACCGGAGGAACCAGGAGGTGCTATAGCCCTGGAAGAACCAGGAGATGTAGCACTGGAGGAACCGGTAGATGCTGTAGCCCTGGAGGAACAGGGGGGACAAGAAGAGCAGACTATGGACAAGTTGGAGGAAgaagcaggggaggctgtgaaggggaagatggaggatgagaaggaggagaaaaccGGGGAAGAGGAAACTACGGCTGATGAATCAGCCGCAGTAGAAGATGATGAAAAAATTGAGGACAATATGACGTCGGCTGTAGTCCGGAGTGCTGGAGATGAGGTTACAGAAAAGGGTTCACAGCTAATGCCCTCAGAGGAGccggcagaggaggagaaagagacagaaccaTCAAATGAAGTGGTAGAAACACCAACTGAAGAAACCTTGGAAGAAAAGGTGGCACCAGCTGAAGTTGAGGAGGCAAAGATCTCAGAGGAAGAACAGGAAGCCCCAGCAGTAGAAACAAGAGCTtctaggagaggaaggaagagcggGAAAGCTACTCCAAAACACAGATCCACAGGCAGAGGACAAAAACAGcataaagaggaagaggaggaagaggaggaagaggaaccgGTCATAGAAATAAGAGTTctgagaagaggaaggaaatCTGCACCTGTCACACCGAGTCGCAAATCTAAGAGAGCCCGCAAACAACCTGatcaacaggaggaagaggagactgCAGAACAGGAAGCAGGAGCAGCAAAGGAGGAAGTAAATGTTGAACAAGAAAAAGACAAGGAAGAAAAGATTGAGGCAGTGACACTCAAGGAGAACCTTGTGGAGGATGCTAGGGCTGACAAGGGCACTGTGGAAGAGGACAAGGTGGATGAGGGAGCAACGGCTGTGGAGGAAAAGAATGAggataaagaggaggaggatattGTAGCAGAAGAATCAGCTGCAGTAGAAGACATTGAAAAAACAGACGATCAGAGCACAGTTGAACCCATGGTCCAGAGTGCTGGAGATGAGGTTACAGAAAAGGGTTCAGAGCTAATGCCCTCAGAGGagccggcggaggaggagaaagagacagaaccaTCAAATGAAGTGGTAGAAACACCAACTGAAGAAACCTTGGAAGAAAAGGTGGCACCAGCTGAAGTTGAGGAGGCAAAGATCTCAGAGGAAGAACAGGAAGCCCCAGCAGTAGAAACAAGAGCTtctaggagaggaaggaagagcggGAAAGCTACTCCAAAACACAGATCCACAGGCAGAGGACAAAAACAGcctaaagaggaagaggaggaagaggaaccgGTCATAGAAATAAGAGTTctgagaagaggaaggaaatCTGCAACTGTCACACCGAGTCGCAAATCTAAGAGAGCCCGCAAACAACCTGatcaacaggaggaagaggagactgCAGAACAGGAAGCAGGAGCAGCAAAGGAGGAAGTACATGTTGAACAAGAAAAAGACAGTGTAAAAGAAGCAGTGGCTAATGAAAtgaatgaggaagaggagggcaatGAGGTGGCAGAGGCAAggactgaggaagaggagggcaatGAAGACGCGGCAGCAGAAGAAGACAAAACTCCAGAggaagaaaaggctcaagaggaggtggtggaagaAATAGCTGAGGAGGAGTCtgctgagggaggagatgagcgaCTGGCCgacaaagaggaggaagaagggaaatcAGAAGATGCTGCAGCAGAGACCAGGACAGCGGAAGCAGCAGACACAGCATCAGAAATGCCTCTTGATGAAGACGCCGAGAAGATCTCACCAGCCGTGGAGGAAGAAGCCAAGAgctgtgaggaagaggaggtggtgaaAGAAGCACAGAAAGAtacagaggaggaaggggagaagaggggtggagaggaggctgaCCTGACCGCAGACACTGTGGCAAATGCTGAGGACAAAGAAGAAACCATCACC includes:
- the LOC136939009 gene encoding microtubule-associated protein futsch-like isoform X4, encoding MDSMFVRKRHRGNGFGLQMLENFVDSFKEDSLGLRYPLSAAMCKVCAKYLSLYPADSSLLWEVESVGGPSQRTNIACKIQAMDLTAISKNLSFEQSIVSHEVTETDVVMEELTPSIQRHESLEIVEEVKIEVARDSEETPVTARGRSSGLKRRKMREEVAVSEENKSEKVIRIEDIEAEVDTPKEEQQEQRDFCTAAEETAQTTLESDKEEVAGETVETAIEVQAEKPKEDEPLLGEPEKPATVSSTVSPEANEEPAVEEIQGGEKAQPQALRLQRATVVLVDVTKTTFQTAVEVENVASEQISEEAAGHEDTTMDEAVQEEIREAESKTDESEKEDKNERDRSHRSTHLSKQPVDEKAECKTYPIRKSSRSAAKALEAPQESPKGLVPQSQRSETLLRATPSRESERQKHQEEPEEPAEIAEPETIPSEEPASEETGEAAEVEKVDDRRQETAAEGQEVYDRRQETEGEKPTEIVEPPGRKTRLRKNAAMETPRRKSQRHLKITEEEEEGKKPSTTPRGKTRQPRELQETTKEETAEQQTFSRVLRTRTTVIANFTPRKYTRSHAVKENDEQAAAPTIDKNDKEQEEEKEEGKEATTTIEEKQDEEQAENEKEGEEERVPPEVLNEGDEKKVDKQQEEKVVQEDKMEAEQEVADEDDLSNQNEEGAQVTDKPKQEEESKDVEVKETTEEKQTDGETSAEEVAEKGGDETIPDEKKMAEDVVALEEPGDAVALEEPGGAIALEEPGDAIALEEPGDAIALEEPGDAVALKEPGDAVALEEPGDVVALEEPGDAIALEEPGDVVALEEPGEAVALKEPGDAVALEEAEYVVAPEEPGEAVAMEEPEDAIALEEPGDVVALEEPGEAVALKEPGDAVALEEAEYVVAPEEPGEAVAMEEPEDVVAPEEPGEAVAMEEPEDVVAPEEPGEAVAMEEPEDVVAPEEPGEAVVPEEPGGAISLEEPEDVVAPEEPGEAVASEEPGDAVALEEPGEAVALEEPGDVVAPEEPGEAVALEEPGDGVAPEEPAGAIALEEPGDGVAPEEPGGAIALEEPGDVALEEPVDAVALEEQGGQEEQTMDKLEEEAGEAVKGKMEDEKEEKTGEEETTADESAAVEDDEKIEDNMTSAVVRSAGDEVTEKGSQLMPSEEPAEEEKETEPSNEVVETPTEETLEEKVAPAEVEEAKISEEEQEAPAVETRASRRGRKSGKATPKHRSTGRGQKQHKEEEEEEEEEEPVIEIRVLRRGRKSAPVTPSRKSKRARKQPDQQEEEETAEQEAGAAKEEVNVEQEKDKEEKIEAVTLKENLVEDARADKGTVEEDKVDEGATAVEEKNEDKEEEDIVAEESAAVEDIEKTDDQSTVEPMVQSAGDEVTEKGSELMPSEEPAEEEKETEPSNEVVETPTEETLEEKVAPAEVEEAKISEEEQEAPAVETRASRRGRKSGKATPKHRSTGRGQKQPKEEEEEEEPVIEIRVLRRGRKSATVTPSRKSKRARKQPDQQEEEETAEQEAGAAKEEVHVEQEKDSVKEAVANEMNEEEEGNEVAEARTEEEEGNEDAAAEEDKTPEEEKAQEEVVEEIAEEESAEGGDERLADKEEEEGKSEDAAAETRTAEAADTASEMPLDEDAEKISPAVEEEAKSCEEEEVVKEAQKDTEEEGEKRGGEEADLTADTVANAEDKEETITQPQEEGMVEPGEEQVGEEKVETGELAETEEGKQGEDAKIASASRDVEQAEEILEKERKEAGETETAEKTDKQEIGEEDVVTDEESPKEAKVTQTDGPVKEEAEEDEPPVVETRALRSRSKALLGASPSRESKRQKHQEEPEEPAEIAEPETIPSEEPASEETGEAAEVEKVNDRRQETAAEDKEPPVVKMRVLRKTAAMTRRKSKRRKPSVDYTEEGGEEADSDAMESEEGEEGEGEEEEGEAGIEGKGVAELEEDGETENLHGNVANEEEEKTGEDIEPPVVKTRVHRKKTAAMTRRKSKRRKPSVDYTEEGGEEADSDAMESEEGEEGEGEEEEGEAGIEGKEVAELEEDGEMENLEENGADEEEEKTGEEKTKEAENNICLELDEDEEQMEEDSAAADSSEEEKEAPVVLKRNLRGRSIATPIPAPRRKSRRLSQATHTLQVENASPEESVEEQSPPPGRSLRKRRSAEPTPTYRSKRRSRT